The Pseudodesulfovibrio sediminis genome includes the window CGTGTTCACCGGCTACATCCCGCGCAAGATCCCCCGCACCCGCAAGACCAAACGCAAGCACAAGCAGGTGGTGGTCACCATCGGCGGCGGCGGTGACGGCTATTCCGTGCTCGACACCTATCTCAAGATGCTCGAGACCAACGGCTCCGTGGATTTCAAGACGCTCATGATCACCGGTCCCTTCCTTTCCCCGGACCGTCTGGACGAGCTGGCCGACCGCGCCCGCGCACTCAAGGTGCAGATCAAGCCCTTTGTGCGCAACATGGAAAAACGCATGGCCAAGGCCGACCTCGTGGTCTCCATGGGCGGCTACAACTCCATGTGCGAAATCCTGTCGCTCAAGAAGCCGGCGCTCATCATCCCGCGAGACAACCCGCGTCAGGAACAGCTCATCCGTGCCCAGGTCTTCAAGGAGCGCTGTTTGTGCGACTTCATCAAATGGGATGAGGTCTCCCCCGAAACCATGCGTGAAAAAGTCAACGCCCTGCTGGACGACCCCAGCGTCTACGAGGCTGAACTGGAAACCTTTGCCATGACCGGCCTGGAAGTCATGCGCAACCGTCTCGAATATTTCAGAGAGAATTGCAACTCATGAGTACCGCCCCAAAAAAAACAACCCTTGGCATGGTGCTCAAGGGGTATCCGCGCATTTCCGAGACCTTCATTTCCAACGA containing:
- a CDS encoding glycosyltransferase family protein; the protein is MEKKAYNILMYSHDTYGLGHIRRTMAIARNLVGPEVNILIVTGSPIVGRYTMPRGIDFVRMPGMIKKTNVIYVPHSIKVDPKIAISIRTNIISATAKTFKPDLFIVDKVPTGLKGEVLPTLKWIKKNLPCTRVVLGLRDILDDAASTQADWNRKKFPEVLRNLYSEIWVYGYKAMYDPITEYAFPEDIAEKTVFTGYIPRKIPRTRKTKRKHKQVVVTIGGGGDGYSVLDTYLKMLETNGSVDFKTLMITGPFLSPDRLDELADRARALKVQIKPFVRNMEKRMAKADLVVSMGGYNSMCEILSLKKPALIIPRDNPRQEQLIRAQVFKERCLCDFIKWDEVSPETMREKVNALLDDPSVYEAELETFAMTGLEVMRNRLEYFRENCNS